The Deinococcus aerophilus DNA window CACAGAGGAGACGCGGCGGTTACTTGGCGACCTGACCGAAATCGAGTTCGACGGGCGTCTCGCGGCCGAAGATGCTGACCAGCACCTTGACCTTGGCCTGCGGCACGTTGACTTCGCTGATCACGCCGCTGAAGTCCGCGAAGGGGCCTCCAGTCACGCGGACCATGTCGCCGGCCTTGAAATCGGCCTTGACGCGCGGAGCTTCGGCAGCCTTGGGCTGCACCCCCACGCCGACCGAGGCGAGCAGACGCTGCACCTCTTCGGGCGACAGGGGCACAGGACGGGTGGCCGTCCCGACGAACCCGGTGACGCCGTTGGTGCCGCGAACGACTTCCCACGACTCGCCGAGTTCCCCGGGAGCGTCGTCATCCTCCACGTCCATCTGCACGAAGACGTAACCGGGGAAGAGCTTGCGTTCCACGGTTTCTTTCTTGCCGCCCTCGCGCAGTTCCACGGCCTTCTCGCTGGGCTGCAACACCTGGAAGATCTTGCTGCCGCGCATGCCGAGTTTGGTGGCGCGTTCCATCAGGTGCTGCTGCACGCGGTCTTCCTGACCCACGTACGTGTGCACGGCATACCACTCGATGCTCATGGCAACACCAACCGGATCACGGTACTGAAGAGCACGTCGAGCATCCACACGATCAACGTCAGGGCCACCACGAAGATCAGCACGGCCTGCGTGCCTTCAAACACCTGTTGCCGTGTCGGCCACGACACCCGCGCGAGTTCGCCGCGCGAATCCCGGAAGTACTGAATCAAGTTCATGCATTCACCTGCGGTCGAGAAGAGAAAGGCGCTCCGGCTGCCGGAGGCCCCAGCGGGGGGGCCTTCCGGCATCAACGAAGATCAGACCTTTTTCTCCTTGAAGACCACATGCTTTTTGGCCA harbors:
- the nusG gene encoding transcription termination/antitermination protein NusG gives rise to the protein MSIEWYAVHTYVGQEDRVQQHLMERATKLGMRGSKIFQVLQPSEKAVELREGGKKETVERKLFPGYVFVQMDVEDDDAPGELGESWEVVRGTNGVTGFVGTATRPVPLSPEEVQRLLASVGVGVQPKAAEAPRVKADFKAGDMVRVTGGPFADFSGVISEVNVPQAKVKVLVSIFGRETPVELDFGQVAK
- the secE gene encoding preprotein translocase subunit SecE, with the protein product MNLIQYFRDSRGELARVSWPTRQQVFEGTQAVLIFVVALTLIVWMLDVLFSTVIRLVLP